A single Micromonospora sp. CCTCC AA 2012012 DNA region contains:
- a CDS encoding calcium:cation antiporter codes for MTALIKSRVTDWTFVVPLIAVVVLAAAWGRDLPGVLVAVVAALLAGAVLAAVHHAEVVAHKVGEPFGSLVLAVAVTVIEVALIVTLMISGGDKTQALARDTVFAAVMITCNGILGLSLLLGALRRRVAVFNPEGTGGALATVATLATLSLVVPTFTTSRPGPEFSPAQLAFAAVASLALYGLFVLVQTGRHRDYFLPVSQDGRIVDVDGDGHADPPSARTAWTSVALLVVALVAVVGNAKIISPTIEAGVSAANLPQAFVGVVIALLVLLPETLAAARAARRDRVQISLNLALGSAMASIGLTIPAIALASVWLDGPLLLGLGGTQLTLLALTAVTGVLTVVPGRATVLQGGVHLVLLAAFVFLAASP; via the coding sequence ATGACGGCCCTGATCAAGTCCCGCGTGACCGACTGGACCTTCGTCGTACCCCTGATCGCGGTGGTCGTGCTCGCCGCCGCCTGGGGGCGGGACCTGCCCGGCGTGCTGGTCGCGGTGGTGGCCGCGCTGCTGGCCGGCGCGGTCCTGGCCGCCGTGCACCACGCCGAGGTGGTCGCCCACAAGGTGGGTGAGCCGTTCGGTTCGCTGGTCCTCGCGGTGGCGGTGACCGTCATCGAGGTGGCCCTGATCGTCACGCTGATGATCAGCGGCGGCGACAAGACCCAGGCGCTGGCCCGGGACACCGTCTTCGCCGCCGTCATGATCACCTGCAACGGGATCCTCGGCCTGTCGCTGCTGCTCGGGGCGCTGCGCCGCCGGGTGGCCGTCTTCAACCCGGAGGGCACCGGCGGGGCGCTGGCCACCGTGGCGACCCTGGCCACCCTCAGCCTGGTCGTGCCGACCTTCACCACCAGCCGTCCCGGCCCGGAGTTCTCCCCCGCGCAGCTGGCGTTCGCGGCCGTGGCGTCGCTCGCCCTGTACGGGCTCTTCGTGCTGGTGCAGACCGGCCGGCACCGGGACTACTTCCTCCCGGTCAGCCAGGACGGCCGGATCGTCGACGTGGACGGGGACGGGCACGCCGACCCGCCGTCGGCGCGTACCGCGTGGACCAGCGTGGCGCTGCTGGTGGTGGCGTTGGTGGCGGTGGTCGGCAACGCGAAGATCATTTCGCCGACGATCGAGGCCGGCGTCTCGGCCGCGAACCTCCCGCAGGCCTTCGTCGGCGTGGTCATCGCCCTGCTGGTGCTGCTGCCGGAGACCCTCGCGGCGGCCCGCGCCGCCCGCCGCGACCGGGTGCAGATCAGCCTGAACCTGGCCCTCGGCTCCGCCATGGCCAGCATCGGGCTGACCATCCCGGCCATCGCGCTCGCCTCCGTCTGGCTCGACGGCCCGCTGCTGCTCGGCCTCGGCGGCACCCAGCTCACGCTGCTCGCCCTGACCGCCGTGACCGGCGTCCTCACCGTCGTGCCGGGCCGGGCGACCGTACTCCAGGGCGGGGTGCACCTGGTGCTGCTCGCCGCCTTCGTCTTCCTCGCCGCCAGCCCGTGA
- a CDS encoding metallophosphoesterase, protein MRKRTLFRLAAGTVAAGTATLAYASLIERNMFTLRRYDVPVLPADAEPLRVLHVSDLHMMPNQRRKQEWVASLAALDPDLVVVTGDNMAHPDAVPGALRALQPLLDLPGAFVFGSNDYTGPVWKNPFTYFLPEREYTHGTALPYDELRTVLTGAGWADLNNARTTLKAGGRLIELLGVDDPHIERDDYDAVAGPANPDADLSVALTHSPEPAVLDRMAADGFDLLLAGHTHGGQVCVPGYGALVTNCGLPRSMARGLHRWPGSDAWLHVSAGLGTHPTAPVRFACPPEASILTLIPR, encoded by the coding sequence ATGCGAAAGCGCACACTATTCCGGCTCGCCGCCGGGACCGTCGCCGCGGGCACGGCCACCCTGGCGTACGCGTCGCTCATCGAGCGCAACATGTTCACCCTGCGCCGCTACGACGTACCGGTGCTGCCGGCCGACGCCGAACCGCTGCGCGTACTGCACGTCTCCGACCTGCACATGATGCCGAACCAGCGGCGCAAGCAGGAGTGGGTCGCCTCACTGGCGGCCCTCGACCCCGACCTGGTGGTCGTCACCGGGGACAACATGGCCCACCCGGACGCCGTACCGGGAGCGCTGCGGGCGCTGCAACCGCTGCTGGACCTCCCCGGGGCCTTCGTCTTCGGCTCGAACGACTACACCGGGCCGGTCTGGAAGAACCCGTTCACCTACTTCCTGCCCGAGCGCGAGTACACCCACGGCACCGCGCTGCCGTACGACGAGCTGCGGACCGTCCTCACCGGCGCCGGCTGGGCGGACCTGAACAACGCACGGACCACGCTGAAGGCCGGCGGCCGGCTGATCGAGCTGCTCGGCGTCGACGACCCGCACATCGAGCGGGACGACTACGACGCCGTGGCCGGCCCCGCCAACCCGGACGCCGACCTCTCCGTCGCGCTGACCCACTCGCCGGAGCCGGCCGTCCTCGACCGGATGGCCGCCGACGGCTTCGACCTGCTCCTCGCCGGCCACACCCACGGCGGGCAGGTCTGCGTACCCGGCTACGGCGCGCTGGTCACCAACTGCGGACTGCCCCGCTCCATGGCACGCGGCCTGCACCGTTGGCCGGGCTCGGACGCCTGGCTGCACGTCTCCGCCGGGCTCGGCACGCACCCCACCGCGCCGGTCCGCTTCGCCTGCCCGCCGGAGGCGAGCATCCTCACCCTGATTCCGCGCTGA
- a CDS encoding GatB/YqeY domain-containing protein: MSTLKDRLTADMRAALKARDELTTSTLRMALAAVGNAEVAGKAKRELSDDEVLAVLTKEAKKRREAATAFADAGRTEQATKETAEGEVLERYLPKQLSDDELAGLVAGALAAGGFTGKAQMGPAMKAAQAVVAGKAEGGRVAAEVRRQLGL; encoded by the coding sequence ATGAGCACGCTGAAGGACCGCCTCACCGCAGACATGCGCGCCGCTCTCAAGGCGCGCGACGAGCTGACCACCTCCACCCTCCGGATGGCCCTGGCCGCCGTGGGCAACGCGGAGGTCGCCGGCAAGGCCAAGCGCGAGCTCTCCGACGACGAGGTGCTCGCGGTGCTGACCAAGGAGGCGAAGAAGCGGCGTGAGGCCGCCACCGCCTTCGCCGACGCCGGGCGCACCGAGCAGGCCACCAAGGAGACCGCCGAGGGGGAGGTGCTGGAGCGCTACCTGCCGAAGCAGCTCTCCGACGACGAGCTGGCCGGGCTGGTCGCGGGGGCGCTCGCCGCGGGCGGCTTCACCGGCAAGGCGCAGATGGGCCCGGCCATGAAGGCGGCCCAGGCCGTGGTGGCCGGCAAGGCCGAGGGTGGCCGGGTGGCCGCCGAGGTACGCCGCCAGCTCGGTCTCTGA